The following are encoded in a window of Candidatus Neomarinimicrobiota bacterium genomic DNA:
- the deoC gene encoding deoxyribose-phosphate aldolase, which produces MSITIALGADHGGYALKEAIKNFLEKEGYQTIDCGTDSTEAVDYPVFAAKVARKVAGGSARFGVIVDGAGIGSSMAANKIAGVRAALCYDLSSANNAREHNDANVLTLGSGLIGSSLAQQIVKKFITTECTEERHLKRVGMIDDLQTTKEETTKMETILKDQELRSLSDADILKIAQRISQIVQATAGNVTANPQVTSGHDHQDTDMVCRCGVCAEKQPDTYRKFMDFGVERLGVHDATGAASVPEDVAKCIDHTILKPDATEDDIKKLCAEADEFQFATVCISPSYVPLAAKLLEHSKVKVCTVVGFPSGAHHPTIKAMETRRAIRDGAEEIDMVINIGALKSGNDELVYRDIRMVVEACEDGGAVSKVIIEAALLTDDEKVRACTLAKKARADFVKTSTGFGPHGATAADVALMARTVANTGIGVKAAGGIKSFEDVQDMIKAGATRIGASAGIAIVKKARTITVSS; this is translated from the coding sequence TTACCATTGCCCTGGGCGCAGATCATGGGGGTTATGCCCTGAAAGAAGCCATCAAGAATTTTCTGGAAAAGGAAGGCTATCAGACCATTGATTGCGGCACTGACTCCACCGAAGCTGTGGATTATCCTGTCTTTGCCGCCAAAGTGGCTCGCAAAGTGGCTGGAGGCTCCGCCCGTTTTGGGGTTATTGTGGATGGTGCCGGGATTGGATCGTCAATGGCAGCCAATAAAATTGCCGGAGTTAGAGCAGCGTTGTGCTATGACCTCTCCAGTGCCAATAATGCTCGGGAGCACAATGATGCCAACGTTCTGACCCTGGGGTCAGGGTTAATCGGCTCCTCATTGGCCCAGCAAATCGTCAAAAAATTTATTACCACGGAATGTACCGAGGAACGTCATTTGAAACGCGTTGGTATGATCGATGATCTACAAACGACAAAGGAAGAAACCACGAAGATGGAAACCATTTTAAAAGATCAGGAGTTAAGATCACTCAGTGATGCTGATATTCTGAAAATTGCCCAGCGGATAAGTCAGATCGTCCAGGCTACAGCAGGCAATGTGACTGCAAATCCGCAGGTCACCAGCGGCCACGATCACCAGGACACCGATATGGTCTGTCGCTGTGGTGTCTGTGCCGAGAAGCAACCTGACACCTATCGCAAGTTTATGGATTTTGGTGTGGAGCGTCTCGGTGTTCATGATGCCACTGGAGCCGCATCGGTCCCAGAAGACGTCGCCAAATGTATTGATCACACCATCCTCAAACCAGATGCCACAGAGGACGATATCAAAAAGCTATGTGCAGAGGCAGATGAATTTCAGTTTGCCACGGTCTGTATCAGTCCCAGTTATGTACCCCTGGCAGCCAAATTGCTGGAGCATTCAAAAGTCAAAGTGTGTACAGTTGTTGGATTTCCTTCAGGAGCACATCATCCTACCATCAAAGCCATGGAAACACGGCGTGCCATTCGAGATGGTGCTGAAGAAATAGATATGGTTATCAATATTGGTGCCCTGAAAAGCGGTAATGATGAGTTGGTTTACCGGGATATACGCATGGTTGTGGAAGCCTGCGAAGATGGCGGAGCCGTCTCTAAGGTTATCATTGAAGCAGCCTTGCTTACTGATGATGAAAAGGTCCGCGCTTGTACCCTGGCAAAAAAAGCTCGCGCAGATTTTGTCAAAACCTCAACTGGATTTGGACCCCATGGAGCCACGGCAGCTGATGTTGCACTCATGGCTCGCACTGTGGCAAACACTGGTATTGGCGTAAAGGCGGCTGGTGGAATTAAATCCTTCGAAGATGTACAGGACATGATCAAGGCTGGAGCAACAAGGATTGGCGCTAGTGCTGGAATTGCCATTGTGAAAAAAGCCCGTACCATCACCGTGTCGAGCTAA